The uncultured Desulfuromonas sp. genome has a segment encoding these proteins:
- the fusA gene encoding elongation factor G yields MGKYDTAHLRNLGIVAHGGAGKTSLVEAMLFNTGMTDRLGKVDDGSSTMDFEPEEIKRQITISSSLNHCEWQNHSLHLVDTPGYSNFLHGTRNCLRILGGGILIVSAISGVKAQTQKIWGWSQEFEVPLIAFVNKMDRERADFLRAVDDMEKMLGSRGVLVNMPIGQEADFRGIIDLVAMKARIFQFDEKGTYTEEEIPAEYLDEAQRLRTMLLEAVADADDALMEKYLEEEDLSTEEILQGLREGTLTGVFTPVLCGSATANIGVRQLLDYVVHCLPSPLDKGVQMGTVPGSEEIVERQPSEDEPFSAMVFKTFNDPFTGKLSLFRVYSGVLNSDSSVYNSTKEETERIGQLYELEGKKQVPIDQAVAGDIVAVAKLKTTATGDTLCQENQPIVYESLLQLKPVISFAIKACSKNDEDKINTGLQRLIEEDPTLQITRDEQTHEMILSGMGQVHIEVAVEKLKRKYGVDVELELPKVPYRETIKGNTKLQSKYKKQSGGRGQYGDVWLEIEPLHAGGGYEFVDKIVGGVVPRQYIPAVSKGIEEAMHKGTLGGYPVVDVKVTLYDGSHHSVDSSEMAFKIAGSMGFKKGMDQAKPVLLEPVMKMEVVVPDDCVGDVIGDMNSRRGKVLGVEPQAGSQAVAVQVPMAEVLRYAPELRSMTSDRGLFTMEFSHYEEVPSHLTAKILAERNDV; encoded by the coding sequence ATGGGAAAATACGACACTGCGCACTTGAGAAACTTGGGAATTGTAGCTCATGGAGGGGCGGGCAAGACCTCCCTGGTTGAGGCGATGCTGTTCAACACCGGCATGACGGATCGTCTGGGGAAGGTCGATGACGGCAGTTCCACCATGGATTTTGAGCCCGAGGAAATTAAACGTCAGATTACCATCAGTTCCAGCCTTAATCATTGCGAATGGCAAAATCACAGCCTGCATCTCGTTGACACTCCCGGTTATTCCAACTTTCTTCATGGCACACGCAATTGCCTGCGTATTCTTGGCGGCGGCATCCTGATCGTTTCCGCAATCTCCGGCGTCAAGGCACAAACACAAAAAATCTGGGGCTGGAGCCAGGAATTTGAGGTTCCACTCATCGCCTTTGTCAATAAAATGGATCGTGAGCGTGCCGACTTCTTGCGTGCCGTTGATGACATGGAAAAAATGCTCGGCAGCCGTGGGGTGCTGGTGAATATGCCCATCGGCCAGGAAGCTGATTTTCGCGGCATCATCGACTTGGTCGCCATGAAGGCGCGGATTTTCCAGTTTGATGAAAAGGGCACTTACACCGAAGAGGAGATCCCTGCCGAATATCTGGATGAAGCCCAACGCCTGCGCACCATGTTGCTTGAGGCAGTGGCTGATGCCGACGATGCCCTGATGGAAAAATATCTCGAAGAGGAGGATCTTTCTACCGAAGAGATTCTTCAGGGATTGAGGGAAGGGACGCTGACCGGCGTGTTTACCCCCGTTCTGTGCGGGAGTGCCACGGCCAATATCGGCGTGCGCCAGTTGCTTGATTATGTGGTGCACTGTCTGCCGTCGCCTCTGGATAAAGGGGTGCAGATGGGCACCGTGCCCGGCAGTGAAGAGATTGTTGAACGTCAGCCCAGCGAAGATGAGCCGTTTTCGGCCATGGTGTTCAAGACGTTTAATGATCCATTTACCGGAAAATTGTCACTGTTTCGGGTGTATTCAGGGGTACTGAACTCCGATTCCTCGGTGTATAATTCGACCAAGGAAGAAACTGAGCGTATCGGCCAACTCTATGAGCTGGAAGGGAAAAAACAGGTCCCGATTGATCAGGCCGTGGCCGGCGATATCGTCGCCGTGGCCAAGCTTAAAACGACGGCAACCGGTGATACTCTGTGTCAGGAAAATCAGCCGATTGTTTATGAAAGCCTGCTGCAGCTCAAGCCGGTGATCTCTTTTGCGATTAAAGCGTGCAGTAAAAACGATGAGGACAAAATCAATACCGGCTTGCAGCGCCTGATTGAAGAAGATCCGACCCTGCAGATTACCCGCGACGAACAGACGCATGAAATGATCCTGTCCGGTATGGGCCAGGTGCATATCGAAGTGGCGGTGGAAAAGCTCAAGCGCAAGTATGGTGTCGATGTTGAATTGGAGCTGCCCAAGGTTCCGTATCGTGAGACCATCAAGGGCAATACCAAGCTGCAGAGCAAGTATAAAAAACAGTCCGGTGGCCGTGGTCAATACGGCGATGTGTGGTTGGAGATCGAGCCGTTACATGCCGGGGGCGGTTATGAGTTTGTTGATAAGATCGTTGGCGGCGTGGTGCCGCGGCAGTATATCCCGGCGGTCAGTAAAGGAATTGAGGAAGCCATGCACAAGGGCACCCTCGGCGGCTATCCGGTGGTGGATGTCAAAGTGACTCTTTATGATGGTTCCCACCACTCGGTTGACTCCTCGGAGATGGCGTTCAAAATTGCCGGGTCCATGGGCTTTAAAAAAGGCATGGACCAAGCGAAACCGGTGCTGCTTGAACCGGTGATGAAAATGGAAGTGGTTGTCCCCGATGATTGCGTTGGCGATGTCATTGGCGACATGAATTCCCGGCGTGGCAAAGTGCTGGGTGTGGAACCCCAGGCCGGCAGTCAAGCCGTGGCGGTTCAGGTACCGATGGCTGAAGTGTTGCGCTATGCGCCGGAGCTGCGGTCCATGACGTCGGATAGAGGACTGTTTACCATGGAATTTTCCCATTACGAGGAGGTTCCTTCCCATTTAACCGCCAAGATTTTGGCTGAACGCAATGATGTATAA
- a CDS encoding type III pantothenate kinase, whose product MLLVVDVGNTNTVLGLYQEQQLLHSWRIRTDKSRTDDEYAMLLNDLLTFKDLQLSMVKAVIVSCVVPPMLDALTRMCRSYLNTEAYVVGPGLKTGMAIKYDNPKEVGADRIVNAVAAYAKFKRSLIVVDFGTATTFDYICDKGEYQGGAIAPGLGISADALHEHASKLPRVEISRPPLVVAKNTVNSIQSGLLFGYAGLVDGIVQRMKQEVGGNPLVVATGGLAERIAEASDTIDEVDGLLTLDGLLLIYQLNQNNATV is encoded by the coding sequence ATGTTGCTGGTGGTTGATGTCGGTAATACCAATACGGTGCTCGGTTTGTATCAGGAGCAGCAGTTGCTGCACAGCTGGCGGATTCGCACGGATAAATCGCGTACCGATGATGAATATGCCATGTTGCTCAATGACCTGCTGACGTTCAAAGATCTGCAATTGTCCATGGTCAAAGCGGTGATCGTCTCCTGCGTGGTGCCGCCAATGCTGGATGCCCTGACCCGCATGTGTCGCAGTTACCTCAATACCGAGGCGTACGTGGTCGGGCCGGGATTGAAAACCGGTATGGCCATTAAATACGATAATCCCAAAGAGGTCGGGGCGGACCGTATTGTCAATGCGGTCGCGGCCTACGCTAAATTCAAGCGCAGCCTGATTGTCGTCGATTTCGGTACGGCAACCACCTTTGATTACATTTGCGACAAGGGTGAATATCAGGGCGGAGCCATTGCACCCGGTCTGGGTATTTCCGCCGATGCGTTGCATGAGCATGCCAGCAAACTGCCGCGTGTTGAAATCAGCCGACCTCCTCTGGTGGTGGCGAAAAACACCGTCAACAGCATCCAGTCCGGATTATTGTTCGGTTATGCCGGGCTCGTGGACGGCATTGTCCAGCGCATGAAACAGGAAGTGGGCGGCAATCCTCTGGTTGTGGCCACCGGAGGGCTGGCTGAACGGATTGCCGAGGCGTCGGATACCATTGATGAAGTAGATGGCTTATTAACGCTGGATGGTCTGCTGCTCATTTATCAACTCAATCAGAATAACGCAACGGTTTGA